The stretch of DNA TCAAGAATTGGATAATTCAATTGGTGCATTACTTGATATAGAATTATAAAATTCAAAAATTTTACAAAGCTGTCGAAAAAACGACAGCTTTTTTATGTTTTCATTGAAATAATTTTCGTTAAGGTATATAATTTAACTGGAGTGATTTTTATGAATGTAAAATTTTTTAATAAAAGTTCGGAAGAACGACGAAATATGATTCTGAGTGAAAAAGTTTTAAAGACAATTATTATTTTGACAATACCAATGTTTATGATGGGAATAGTACAAGCATTAATTCCAATTACTGATGGCTTATTTTTAAATAACAAATCCGGTTATGTAATTGCAGGAGCTATTGGTTTTTCTCAATCCGTAATAGGTATTTTAAATGCATTTTCTCAAGGGCTCAGTGTTGCGGCGTCGGCAATAATAGGACAATTATATGGGAAAGGCGATATTGAAAAAACCAAGCATAGTTCGGTTCAAATTTTGGTTTTATCTTTTGGTATAGGACTACTACTTTCGCCTCTCTGTTTAATATTATCTTATATAATATCAAGAGGAGTAAATGAAGAACTTTCAGTACATGTTTTTGAGTATCTTGGACTTTATTCTTTTGTTTTACCTTTTTTATTTATGGCAGCTATTTTTAATTCTATAAAAAATGGGACAGGACATCCTGAAGCACCATTTTTTCGTATGATAATTCTTTTGGTTTTTAAAATAGTTTTTAATACAATATTTTTATCAATTTTAAATTTAGGAGTTTTTGGTGCAGTATCTGCATCTTTTATGTCTTACTTTTTGATTGGTATTTGGATGTACTATGATTTATTTATAAAAAAATCAGATATGCAACTTTCTTTAAAAAATTTTAGATTCGATTTTGAATTTATAAAAAAAACAATGGCTTTGGCAATTCCCAGCATTTTATCATATATCTTAGTTTATATTGGATTCTTTTTAATTAATAAAGAAGTAGTAAAATATGGCTCTATTGCCCTTAATGCTTCTACCATTGCTTCTAATATAAATTCAATTTATTTTGTTTTGCCTACAAGTGTTGGAACAACGGTTACTACAATGATTAGTATGAATATAGGAAATGGGAATTCCAAAAATGCAAAAAAAGTATTTTATTATGGTATTTTGTTTTCTTTGATGATAGTATTTTCGATTATAATCGTTTTTACACCTCTAAATCCTTATATTGTTGAGTTATTCCAAAAGAATCCGGAAATTACAACAATAACTAATAAGGCGTTGACTATTTATATGTATTCTGTGATAGGATTTGGAATATTTACAGTTGAACAAGGAGTATTTATAGGACTTGGAAGGACTAAAATGCCTTTGCTTACAGGAATAATGAGAGTTTGGTTACTTAGATATATTTTTATAATTTTTACTGAAAAGTATTTGGGAGTATATTCAATTTTCTGGGGAAATTTATTTTCAAATTGTATGGCTGCATTTATATTTTTCTTTTTTGTTATGAAAGTGAAATGGGAATCAGCGATTAAAAATTTATAAAATCTTGATTTTTTTTCTAAAATTTGATATAGTAATCTATATAATTATGTATAAATTAGGAGGTATTTTATGGAATTTAATAATGAATTAGGTAAAGTTTCTATTAACCCCGTTGTGATTAAAACAATCGTAGCTAATGTATTAAGAGAAAGTTATGGAGTTAGCGGATTGGCTAATGTTTCTCCTAAAGATGGAATTTACCAACTTTTAGGTTGGGATAATTCCGGTAAAGGTGTTCATGTCGTGCTTAAAGAAAATAATATTTTTATAGATTTACATATTGTTATTCAATACGGAATAAAGATATCAACAGTCTGTGAAAATATAATAGAAAATGTAAAATATAATGTTGAAAACTTGACAGGATTAACTGTAAAAAAAGTTAATGTTAATGTTCATGGTATTAAATTAGAAGGTAATTAGGAGGAGTTTATGATAAATAGTGAACAATTGCAAAAGGCATTTGTAAGAGCTCGTAATTATCTTGAAACAAATAAAGAGATAGTTAATAGCTTAAATGTATTTCCGGTTCCTGATGGAGATACAGGTACAAATATGTCTTTGACTATTAAATCAGCAATAAAGAATTTAGAAAATTCAAAAATTAATACTTGTGCAGATGTTACTAAAGCTATTAGCGATGGGGCATTGATGGGCGCAAGAGGAAACTCAGGAGTAATCTTATCTCAAATTTTAAGGGGTTTCTATTTAGGAAGTAAAGAAAGTGTAACACTTGATGTTGAAACTATTAAGGAATGTTTTGTAAATGCTTATAAGGTCGCTTATAAATCAGTTATAAAACCTACTGAAGGAACAATTTTAACAGTTATAAGAGAAATGGGAGAATTTGCAGAAGCTAATTACACTTATTATAATGATGAAATAGAATTTTGTAAAGAAATTTTAAAGGAAGGTTTTAGAAGTTTGGAAAAAACGCCTGAAATCCTACCTATTTTAAAAGAAGCAGATGTTGTCGATGCAGGTGGTCGAGGATTGATGTATCTGCTTGAAGGTGCATTAGGAGATGAAGTTGTTGAAATTAAAAACAATTACGAATTTAATAGACCTGCAAGAATTGAACATTTGGCTGCACAACAAGATGAAGATATAAAATTTGGATATTGTACTGAATTTATGATTACAAGTGATTCAGAAGAATATGGAGTGTTGAGAGACAAACTTGCAAGTATTGGAGATTCTTTAATTGTAGTTAAGGGTGATAATATTATAAAAGTTCATGTTCATACCAATCATCCAGGACAAGCAATTGAATGGGCATTAGAATTTGGACCTTTACATGATTTAAAAATTGATAATATGAGAAGACAACATAATCATTTACATCATACTGACAAAGAAGTTGAGGATGCTAAGCATTCTGAAGAAGTAAAAGAACATAAAAAATATGGCTTTATTTCTATTTCAACAGGAGATGGTATTGATGAAATCTTTAAGAGTATGGGTGTAGATGAAATTATTACTGGGGGACAAACAATGAATCCTTCAACTGAAGATATACTAAATGCAGTTGAAAAGATTAATGCTGATGATATTTTTGTTTTCCCTAATAATAGTAATATTATACTTGTTTCAGAACAGGCAGCAAAAATTTCGAAGAAGAGACTTCATGTTATAAAAACAAAACAAATACCACAAGCATTTAGCTCATTATTTAATTTTGACGAATCCTTATCAGTTGATGAAAATATTGAACTTATGACTGAAGCTATTTCCAATATTAAAGTTGGTCAAATAACTTATGCCCTAAGAGATACTGAAATTGAAGGAGTAAAAATCAAAAAAGATGATTTTATGGGTTTAAATGAAGGTAAAATCACAGTATCCAAAAAGAAAATAGAAGATACATTTGAAGCACTTATTGATCAACTTATTGATGGAGATTCATCTATAGTAAGTATTTACTATGGAGAAGATGTAAAAGAAAAAGATGCTGAAAAATTAGCAAAATTAATTGAGAAAAAATATGAAGATGTTGAAGTTGAATTAGTATATGGTGGTCAACCATTATATTACTATTTGATTTCAGTTGAGTAGAAAAAGTCCGAAAGGACTTTTTTTGTAAGGATAATTATGGAATTAAAAGATATTAAAGGAATTGGAGAAAAGAAAATTGCTCTTTTAAATAAACTTGGAATTTTTACAGTTAATAATTTATTAGAGTATTTTCCATATTCTTATATTGATACAACAAAATTTAAAAAAATTTCTGAAATAACTAAAGAAGGAAGTTATTCATATAGATTAAAAATTATTTCTTTAATGGAAAATAGAAAGAAAAGAAATATTAGAGTTACAAAATTTTTAGCAATGGATGAAGAAATGAATTATTGCACAA from Parvimonas micra encodes:
- a CDS encoding MATE family efflux transporter is translated as MNVKFFNKSSEERRNMILSEKVLKTIIILTIPMFMMGIVQALIPITDGLFLNNKSGYVIAGAIGFSQSVIGILNAFSQGLSVAASAIIGQLYGKGDIEKTKHSSVQILVLSFGIGLLLSPLCLILSYIISRGVNEELSVHVFEYLGLYSFVLPFLFMAAIFNSIKNGTGHPEAPFFRMIILLVFKIVFNTIFLSILNLGVFGAVSASFMSYFLIGIWMYYDLFIKKSDMQLSLKNFRFDFEFIKKTMALAIPSILSYILVYIGFFLINKEVVKYGSIALNASTIASNINSIYFVLPTSVGTTVTTMISMNIGNGNSKNAKKVFYYGILFSLMIVFSIIIVFTPLNPYIVELFQKNPEITTITNKALTIYMYSVIGFGIFTVEQGVFIGLGRTKMPLLTGIMRVWLLRYIFIIFTEKYLGVYSIFWGNLFSNCMAAFIFFFFVMKVKWESAIKNL
- a CDS encoding Asp23/Gls24 family envelope stress response protein; the encoded protein is MEFNNELGKVSINPVVIKTIVANVLRESYGVSGLANVSPKDGIYQLLGWDNSGKGVHVVLKENNIFIDLHIVIQYGIKISTVCENIIENVKYNVENLTGLTVKKVNVNVHGIKLEGN
- a CDS encoding DAK2 domain-containing protein; translated protein: MINSEQLQKAFVRARNYLETNKEIVNSLNVFPVPDGDTGTNMSLTIKSAIKNLENSKINTCADVTKAISDGALMGARGNSGVILSQILRGFYLGSKESVTLDVETIKECFVNAYKVAYKSVIKPTEGTILTVIREMGEFAEANYTYYNDEIEFCKEILKEGFRSLEKTPEILPILKEADVVDAGGRGLMYLLEGALGDEVVEIKNNYEFNRPARIEHLAAQQDEDIKFGYCTEFMITSDSEEYGVLRDKLASIGDSLIVVKGDNIIKVHVHTNHPGQAIEWALEFGPLHDLKIDNMRRQHNHLHHTDKEVEDAKHSEEVKEHKKYGFISISTGDGIDEIFKSMGVDEIITGGQTMNPSTEDILNAVEKINADDIFVFPNNSNIILVSEQAAKISKKRLHVIKTKQIPQAFSSLFNFDESLSVDENIELMTEAISNIKVGQITYALRDTEIEGVKIKKDDFMGLNEGKITVSKKKIEDTFEALIDQLIDGDSSIVSIYYGEDVKEKDAEKLAKLIEKKYEDVEVELVYGGQPLYYYLISVE